The DNA segment CAGAGAGGTTGGCCTATCCTGTGGGAGGAGCATTAGGAAGCAGATGAGAAGGAAAACCTGGGGAAATCATGACAATGGACACCAGTGGCCTCTTGCGTCAAATCCTCACCACTGAAGTTGTTGCCATTGCCAACCCGATTCtccagatgacaaaactgagactGCAATAAGTCAAGTTACTGGTCAGGCAGCTCTCCAGCTCTCAGGAGGCAGGATCCCCTGGCCTTGCTCCTGATTTTCCTCCCAGCTGTTTCCAGAGTTGCTGGGGGACCATTGTGACAGCATCGTCTGGGGCAGCTCTTCGGGTCACAATGGGCAAAGCTGGACCACCACAGAATGCAGCATTGTATGGAATATCTGAGCATTCTCTGGaagactggaggcagagggagtctTGAGGGTCAGGCCTATGTAAAGCTCATTTTCTAAGACTCAGTCCCCATGCCCCTTCTTGAGGTAGGTACCCCACCCTCATCCCTGATGAAGCAACTGAAACTCACAGGAGCCCAATGACTTATTCCAAGGTGACCTGGCTAGTAATTTCACCTGTCAAATTTTCCTGTAACCTATTTGAAATCTTCTTGACTTTCGACTATTTCAGGTGATAAAAGGAttgaaaaagcaacaaaatataCACTGAAAAACTGTGGTTTCGTTAAAACTCTCGGTGCACGTTTTCTAAAAAGATCGACATGAGCAAATAGCTGTGGGCTGAAGTGGTCTGGgagggcttcctgcaggaggtgAGCCTGAGTCAGGGGAGCAGGTGACATCTGAGGGTCTAGTCACTGAAGGGCAGAGAAGAGGGTGAGAGAGACACCTCAGCTCTGAACAAAGGCCAGAGAGTCCCAGTGGGTTAAGCGGGATGCTGGGAGCCTGGAGGAGTGGGAGGCGGGTAGACTCAGACAGCTTGAGgacaggtgatggttgcacaacaatgggAATTGCACAGGGGCTGCACCTGTTTCTTATAATGTCCCCAACCCcgagcccagtgcctggcacacagaaaggAGTAAAAGGGAGCACTGTCCTCAGCGGACACTTGCTCAGGCCCGTCTCCTCCCCCGCGCAGGTGGCGCCACGTCGTCCCGCGATGGCCGCGGGCGCCCTCCTGCCGTGCCCCATGTCCCGGCTGGACTTCCTCAAGGCCTCGCACTTCGCGCTGGGGCCCGACGCGCGGCTGCACGTGGGCGCCACGCAATCCACGTCGCATCGGGACTTCCCCGCCTACTCCGGCGTGACCCGTCGGCCTCCGTGCCAGCCACCGCCCCGAGGGTCCCTCTTCCAACAGGACgcgcgcggggcgggcggggagCGCGTGTCGGAGACGCACTGCGTGTACCGGCCCCCGTCGCCGCCGGCGTGGAGGGAGCGGGCGCGCACGCCGGCCATGCAGGCCCGCCACCTGCACGTGCACGCGGACGCGCGCGCCCGCACCGGCCTCTCCACCGTGCGCGCCGACTTCGGCTGGCCCGAGCTGCCGGCGCGCGCCAGAGAGCAGCTCCGCGGCGCGCGCTTCAACTTCGACCGCGACTCGGTGCCATCCGGCGACCCAGCCAAGCTGCGCATCCCGCCCACCACGCACAGGGAGTTCTTCCCGGCCCACGACGTTTGCCCGAAGCCTCAGGAGCCCTGCTGCCACCTCGGTGAGCGCGCGCCCGGGCGACCTAGGCAATTTGCCCAACTTACTGATTCTCAAGGCGGACAGGGATTCTGCGACCTCCCCCAGCGGAAGGTGTCTGGGGATCACTTTGGTCTTCAGAACCCAGAGGGTGCTACTGTCCAGGAGTGGaaggaggccagggatgctactaaacatCTGACCACGCACAGTACAGCTCCCTACTGTCAACAGGAAATAactatccagccccaaatgtctaCTGtgcagaggctgagaaaccctggagcctccctgagcctcagtttctgcatccaCAGAATGGGCATGTCTCCTGAATCACTCCAGGGTCCCGTGCAGTGGGCAGGAGTCATGAATGCTGTTCTGGGGTCAGACATCTGCTaagtcaccaccaccaccactaccacagCCCTAGCCCTGCCGCCTTAGTAGttgtgtgactctgagcaagtCGACCTCTccaagactcagtttcttcatctgcaatgTGGGTGCAACAACGGGGCCCCACTTTATTGTTACTGGTGAAGCCAAAAAAGCCCAGAGTGTACGATGCACCTGTCATATCGTAAGCACTCAGCAAAGAGTACTCTCATTTTCCCAGTTCTGAGGCTCCATAGGAGTCCTGGGGGACGTCACCAATCAGACACCCTCCAAGTTGGGCTCTGGATTGTCAGAACTGGATTTGACTCCATTCTGACTCTGAATTTCTGTGATTTCTGGCAAGTTATtcgacctctctgagcctcagagaggctaAAAGTTGTGGGAATAATACGAGTAAGCCCCCCCCCCATGGGGTGCAAAGCACTTAACCTCAGTGCCTAACTCAATACTTGGTGactattcttttttgttgttgttaatggaggtactggagattgaacccagggccatgtgcatgctaagcatgtgctctacaacaGAGCTATGCCCGCCCCACCTTCCTGGCTGTTCttgttctcattatttttattatttttggtgttttCCAGACAGGCGTTAGGCCAAGCTAGTCGGGACTGCCCACTTCCCCGTCCCAGGCAAGGAATCAGATCCCAGTGGTCCAGAGGCTGCAGGAAATTGATCTCATTCTTCTTCTCCTCTTGCTCATCCTCAGGGGGTCCCAGTCCCCTCAAGTGGGACTACAGGAGACAGGACGACTGGACCTCTTACCAGAGACAGTTCCAGGCCGAGCCAGGCCCACCTGCCTTGATGTGTAAGAGGGTGTGTTGAGGCTGGGCTGGTGCTGCTGGCAGTGGGTGGGGGCGGCAATGGGGGCTGGGTGGTCTTGACCTTCCCACCCCGTCCACCCATAGGCCTCCTCCAGCGTGGAACTGGGAGACATCAAGATTGGCTATGGGCCCATGAGTCCGGAGCAGAAACAAGCCTACAGGCCCCAGGTCCTGCCCCCAGACAGGTACAAAGGGACCATGGCCTCCTACCAAGATGGGGCAAGGGCAGCTTGTGGGCTGTGCCACCTAAGGCTCTGGGGCCAATTCTGTGCCCTTGGGCCTCCATCACCCACAGGCAAGGTCCAGATCTCCCACCACTAACATCCCCTCTCTTGGCCATTGAGAagcctgcctctctcccttttcctgggAGGTGTAGGGGCCCTGATCAGACAGCTCCTCACTGCCCATCCCCCCTTATCTGCAGGTATGACAAGGCCCAGGCCTCAGCCCACATCCACTATGTGAATATTCGTCCTGGAGATGGCCTCTTCCATGACAGGACCACCAAGGGTGAACATTTCTATGCCCAGGAGCCAGGTGAGAGctggctgcctgccctgcccctcacACCCGCAGCAGCCTCCCAGAGCTGCTCAAGACCTACTCTGTCTCTGGCAGAACCTTTTGTTCTTCACCACGACCAGACTCCGGAGTCACACATTCTGGAAGGAAACAGGTACCCTGGTCCTGGCAACCTGACCACCTCCACGCACTTCTTCCACGGCCAGGTCAGCAGGAAGAAGCAGAATGCAGCAGGGCTCATGAGGGAAAAGGGCTTCCCAAGCAGAGTGAataatagcaagtgcaaaggccctgagatggggGTGAGATTGACACGTGTGCAGAGATCTCCTGGATCTACCTGCATGATGTAGCGTAAGCCACTTAACTACTCCAAACCCCAGTGGCTCTCTCTGTAAAGTGAGATAACAGTACCAACTCCCAGCACCATCACGCGGGACCCAGAGAGGGTGTAAGCCGTCCAAGGTCACGCAGCACCCACTTCTTCCCTCCATCATGATCTTGGGACATCCCTGACTCGGGGAACTTCCCAGATGCCATGTGGTCCTACAGCCGCTGCCTGCGACCAAGCCACCCAGACGCCACGTGCCTCATGAGAAGCTGCAGAGTCACATAACCCTAGGGGAGCCGTCGCTGTTCGGACAGTTCTTCCAGACCTCCATGGGTACGGACTATTCCCCACCTGGGATACCAAAGCCGCCGAAAGCGCCCAGCCTCCACTTGCAGCGGAGCAACCTGCCTTGGGACACCGGAGGTGAGCGCAGCCACTCCCCACCCGGAAAGCCCCGCCCTTGACACAACCGTGGCTCCGCCCCTGGCCAACCCCGCCCCGCCCACTGCCTGACTCTGGCTCCGCCTCCTGAAGAGCTAGATCCCACCCCATGGACCAGGATCCCAACTCTGTCCCTGAACAACGCTGCTCCCGTGTGATCCCACCCGCACTCTGCGATGGCCCCATCCCCTGCATGACTCCGACCCTCTGGTCTGGCCCCGCCCCTCTCCATATCCACCCTCTCCTGAGTCTAACCCTTCATCCTCTGCGAGACTCTGGCTCCGCCCCCTGACCCGCTAGCCTACTCTTCTGGCCCCCTCTCAGTCCCCAACCTCGGCTCGTCTGCCCTAGCCCCGTCCCTGGCCTCCTCAGCCCACCCtggctcccccctcctccctgactCCTAATCCGTCCCCCTCCCCTGACAACGTCAGCGTTAGCCCAGGAACCTTTACCCTATGCTCAGTCTCCCACGACCCTTTCCCCTGGACCCTGCCtatcctccctcagcccctcatCTCAGCCACCCCACTGAAATCTCCAGAACCAGATTTTTTAACCATGAACCAGAAGATGCTGATGCCGCACAGAACAGCTCCAGCCTCCGTGACTGAGGAGATGCTACAgcgggtgagggagggggagagggtatCTCTCTGACCAGGTAGCCCCTCCCCCAAGTCAGTGTAGCGTTATCTCAGGAAGATTATACCATCACTTCAGGCACAGAATTAGTGTCAAGTCCGCTCAGGGTCACTCTAGGGTCACCCCTGGCTCAGGGTCATCTTAATGTCATCCCAGCACCAGGTCATCTCCAGCTCAGCCGAAGGCTCATGTCAGGGTCAACTCATCAGCCACGGTTGAGGGTTAGGGCAAAGTCACCTAGGGTCAACCCAGCCCTGGGGTCATTCCAGGGACCCACCCGGGTTTCTCTCCAGCGTCTTATCCAGCTCCTGGGTCAGCCCAATCTAGGGCCCCCttttgcccccctccccaggacccAATCATCAGCCAAACTGGGCTGAGCCTCTCCCCACTCTCTGCTGTCCCCAGGGTGGTGCGGGGACTACAGGGTGGCCTGGGTGGGCCAGCCACCCTCCAGGCTGCCCTGCTGAGCTCCCCCATCCTGACTCCACAGTGCAAGTATAGCCACTGGGAGCCCCCGCTGGGTGAACAGCGCTTCTTCTCAACCCAAAACAGTGATGAGTTTCCCTTCAAGTACAAGGGCCCAGCAGTGCTGAGACGGGAAAGCCTCCAGGAGAGTCATGTGCCACTGGGCTCTCCTCACCAGTGGGGCTGTGGTGCTGGGAAGGTAGACCCTCAGGCCCCCCAGATCCCTACCTACCCATGCCCTAGCCAGCAATAAACACTGCTTTGGCAACATCCCACCACTTGCCATCAATTAGCCATGGAAGAGGATGGGGTGTTTGTGGGAGCAGGGGCAGTACAGGAGAGAATGACTCCGTGGAGAAGCCCTGAGCAGATACTTCTGCAGACCCTGGGTCTGGGGACCACTCTGGGCAGGGAGACCATCCCAGCTTGTGCAAAGACTGGGTGGTTGGACTCCGTGTAAGGTGTTCAGGTGCAGCAACAAGTTCTGAATGATGTGGGAGGATGGACTTAACCATGCTGGACAGAGGCAGTGTGGTGATGGGTTGAGAATGTAAGCTCTTGGTGCTGAATGGACAGAGTCCAAATCTTGACTCCTCCGTGTACTGGAAACaagtcttgggcaagtcatttaacccctctgagcctctatttgctcctctgtaaaatggagataaataataGCTCTCACTATCATTAGATTGTTATAAATAAGAAATGTTCACACTGGTCAGTGTGGGTGGCTGGGGGTCAAGAAGGGACAGTGCACCTTCTGAAGATGAAGgtaaggaggagggaggaagacaagGATGTAGGAAGGAGCTTTTGATTATTGAGAGACTAGATGGCACTCAGAAGGTGCATGGAAGGGTAGATATGCTGAGAATGGCCCAGTGATTTCCCCTATTGTGGTCAGAGGCTGTAAAGCTGAATGGTTGGTGCATTGGCTGGCTGGGCAATTAGCCTCCAGGTCACAGCTGGGTCCAGGGGCAAGTCAACAAGAGTCATTAGGATATGATCAGGTCCAAGGGGGTAGGTGTCCAGCCAGAGACAGAATGAAAAGGGTGGAAAAGAGAATGGGGTGGAGCCCTGGAGCCAGTGGATGACAGGGCTTAGAAAGCATGTCCTGGACCAGTACCTTGGACAGCACCCCATTTTGAAGGTTTTGGGGTATGGTGAGATCAGCACCAAGA comes from the Camelus dromedarius isolate mCamDro1 chromosome 27, mCamDro1.pat, whole genome shotgun sequence genome and includes:
- the SAXO5 gene encoding stabilizer of axonemal microtubules 5, with the protein product MAAGALLPCPMSRLDFLKASHFALGPDARLHVGATQSTSHRDFPAYSGVTRRPPCQPPPRGSLFQQDARGAGGERVSETHCVYRPPSPPAWRERARTPAMQARHLHVHADARARTGLSTVRADFGWPELPARAREQLRGARFNFDRDSVPSGDPAKLRIPPTTHREFFPAHDVCPKPQEPCCHLGGPSPLKWDYRRQDDWTSYQRQFQAEPGPPALMCKRASSSVELGDIKIGYGPMSPEQKQAYRPQVLPPDRYDKAQASAHIHYVNIRPGDGLFHDRTTKGEHFYAQEPEPFVLHHDQTPESHILEGNRYPGPGNLTTSTHFFHGQPLPATKPPRRHVPHEKLQSHITLGEPSLFGQFFQTSMGTDYSPPGIPKPPKAPSLHLQRSNLPWDTGEPDFLTMNQKMLMPHRTAPASVTEEMLQRCKYSHWEPPLGEQRFFSTQNSDEFPFKYKGPAVLRRESLQESHVPLGSPHQWGCGAGKVDPQAPQIPTYPCPSQQ